The following coding sequences are from one Eucalyptus grandis isolate ANBG69807.140 chromosome 11, ASM1654582v1, whole genome shotgun sequence window:
- the LOC104424540 gene encoding uncharacterized protein LOC104424540, with the protein MLSGSRLQVLEDYPSKTQSWIHSNGLGPGFIPLNSCFRLDSLSRAEQTEAPSSARRIESIVTEIPRSIKHEASMSSFSSSFAIEILCTTSRGYEGKLLIGFWDDRIGDNKGQNHEAPMGLARADCSSCGLGHVVTSWDEK; encoded by the exons ATGTTGTCTGGTTCAAGGCTTCAAGTTCTTGAGGACTACCCATCAAAGACTCAATCTTGGATTCATTCCAATGGCCTCGGACCAGGCTTCATTCCCCTCAATTCTTGCTTCCGCTTAGATTCCCTCTCCAGAGCAGAGCAGACCGAAGCACCTTCAAGCGCCCGCCGAATCGAATCCATAGTCACAGAGATCCCAAG ATCAATCAAACATGAAGCTTCAATGTCGTCGTTTAGCTCAAGTTTTGCAATAGAGATCTTGTGTACCACAAGCCGAGGATATGAAGGAAAGCTCCTGATTGGGTTCTGGGATGATAGGATTGGAGATAACAAAGGACAGAACCATGAGGCTCCAATGGGATTGGCCAGAGCTGACTGTAGCTCTTGTGGTTTAGGTCATGTCGTGACATCTTGGGACGAAAAGTAG
- the LOC104424543 gene encoding uncharacterized protein LOC104424543: protein MDKVVEAVEEVKKEWGVAYVKTQEHIKAIEEYGKSREEKNSLPRLNGLAQDGLALLNLLQFKLDLLAPQLPAIDSVESAKSLLESWKTKSQNLRMRLRNANLQARANLKKAAQEERELLLGGGEESTIRRRNLQTKAGMTSAAENITESLRRTRQLMVQVVERSANTLMTVEESTGVLRKAESEYKGHRSLLMRTRSLLSTMGRQDVIDRIIIAVGFILFSCAVLYVISKRIGILKLQRKVTAALKAGMAGQAETGLRGNREGINIPHVVDNVIPNLDPPLDRPMHDEL, encoded by the exons ATGGACAAGGTAGTGGAGGCTGTTGAAGAAGTGAAGAAGGAATGGGGTGTGGCGTATGTCAAAACCCAAGAGCATATAAAGGCAATTGAGGAGTATGGGAAgtcgagagaggagaagaattCGCTCCCGAGGTTGAACGGTCTGGCGCAGGATGGCTTGGCTCTGTTGAATTTGCTGCAGTTTAAACTTGATCTCCTCGCCCCACAGCTGCCCGCCATTGATTCTGTTGAATCTGCCAAGTCGTTGCTCGAGTCGTGGAAGACCAAGAGCCAAAA CTTGCGAATGAGGTTGAGGAATGCTAATTTGCAAGCAAGGGCTAATCTGAAGAAGGCTGCGCAAGAAGAG AGAGAACTGCTTCTTGGCGGCGGAGAGGAATCAACAATTCGGAGACGCAATTTACA GACAAAGGCTGGAATGACATCTGCTGCAGAAAATATCACAGAGAGCCTTCGCCGCACTCGTCAGCTGATGGTCCAG GTGGTGGAACGAAGTGCAAATACGCTCATGACTGTTG AGGAATCGACTGGAGTCTTAAGAAAGGCTGAAAGTGAGTATAAGGGCCACCGTTCATTGTTGATGCGCACCCGAAGCCTACTTTCTACAATGGGACGTCAAGATGTGATTGACAG GATAATAATTGCTGTTGGATTTATCTTATTCTCATGTGCTGTTCTATATGTCATTTCGAAACGCATTGGGATACTGAAATTGCAGAGGAAGGTTACAGCTGCGCTGAAGGCTGGTATGGCAGGACAAGCAGAGACTGGACTTAGAGGCAACCGAGAGGGCATCAATATCCCCCATGTCGTTGATAATGTAATTCCCAATTTGGATCCGCCATTGGATAGACCTATGCACGACGAACTCTGA